Genomic DNA from Rhodoferax mekongensis:
CCAAAGCAGTAGTACCGTCTAACGACGCCGCCACTTTCATGCGCACCCACGGGGTCTTGCGGATCATGCGGCTGAAGAAACCGATATTCAACTCGCGGGATTCAATAGCCAGAGGGTGGTCCGGTGCCAGTACCTCGACTTCCACGCCCGCCGCTCGCAGCTTGGTAAAGCCATTGCCGGCCACCAGTGGGTTGGGGTCGAGGTTGGTCGCCACCACCTTTTTGATGCCCGCTTGAATTAGCGCATCGCAGCAGGGGCCAGTGCGGCCGTGGTGAGAGCAAGGCTCCAGGGTTACGTAAGCCGTGGCGCCAACCACTGAGAGGCCTTTTTCGGCTGCGTTACGCAGGGCGACGACTTCTGCATGTGGGCCGCCTGCTTCTTGGGTATGCCCTAAGCTGAGTACTTCTCCATTCGAATCGGCGATGATGCATCCGACATGTGGATTGGGGCTTGTGACGCGCAAACCCAACACCGCCACATCCAAAGCGGAAACAGTCAATTTCTCGATCGAACTCATTTTTAATGAGTAATTAGTCAGGGACAAATCCCAATTCGATAGTCTGTACGCTCGGTACGGGCAAGCCGTTCAAGAATGCAGGATTCATGGGCGTCTCAATAATTACGGCCATCGCTTTTTCAATTTGGCTAAGATTTGATGTTGTCCCTAACAGCTTCCATTCAACGATTTTTCCTTTTTCGTCTATCCACAAAGTGAAGCTGATAGTTTGACTTTCGCTAGATGGCCACGACGTCCAATCGATCACCCATTCCCCAACTGGGGTCGCAGGCGTATCAACCTCAATGAGCGAAAAAAAATGCAATTCGTATTCATCTCCAATTCTTGGCAACAAGTTTCGACTTGATGGCGTTTGTATTTGGATGTTTTCAGAATAAACAGATGGACTACCTTCAAATAAACCGAAATTCTTAAACTCGGGGATCGTCGTAGTCGATTGCGTTAGAAAGCGAATCGTCGTTCTTTGAATGCCTGTTTGTGCTTTGCTGGCGCCAAAAAAGCTGTACAGAGGAGTTAATAGTATTACCAAATGAAGCCAAGCTGAAGCGAGTAAGCATACACCTATGGCTTTGTAGTACCGCATCAAAGCGATAACCGATGTTACCGCCAGCATCCCGCGATGGCAGCCGCCTTATTAGCAAATTTACTGGTATCCCACGTGTTATCAACGATACTCTTGCGGCCCAGATTATCAATCGTGAAATTTCCACATTTGTCGCTTGCCACAACAGAACCGTTTGCACGCGTGGCAGTCACCAAATAATAATCTCGGCTTCCATTGACTACTGTAAGCGATAAGTTGTATGCCGCACTCCCTTGGCCAGCAGGAGGGGATGTAGAAAAGCGGCTAGGAAATAGCGCAGCGTCGGTAGTCGCTGTGCCTGCACTGTTTTGGTCATAGCGGTAGTTTTCAGAGTAGAAGCGCTCCATCCACTGGGTTGCTGCGATGAGTGCACTTTGCGCTTCTACGCGTTTTGCGCGTGATATGTATTCAACGTAAGAGGGGTAAGCAAGTCTGGCCAATATTCCCACAATTGCCACCGTAATCATGAGTTCAATAAGCGTAAAACCATTGTATTTATGTTTCATGAATTTAGACCTCATTGATCAGTCCGAAGCCCTGGAATTTCGCGCCACTGCATGCGTCCTGAGGGACGGTAACAGAAAACAGTGTCCGAGCTTTGTCCGATTTTCCGTCTTGCCGATGTACCAGCCGGGCATTCAGTCGCGGACTTGGTACAAGTTTCTACTCCATTCGTCGTGGTGCAGGTGCAACCCGCATCACCAGCACGGCATTGCTTGGTAAAAGCGCGCTTCGTCCTATCGGAGACAATACGCACCTTTTGATCGAGTGCTGTCACACCAGCATTCAGGTATGTAGTTGTTCCTACTAGGGTTGTGCCTTGTATATTACGCTCTGGTTGACCAGTAATCGGGTCGATGGCATAGGAGGCGACGTCAGGCTTAGCAGAGCAAACATTCGTTGAGCTTTGCGCCATCACTGTAGTGAATGCAAGAACACCCGCCTGAATATCGGGATCTGACAAAACCATTTCAGAACTTCCAGGAAGACTGAAATACCAGCCGTCCTTCGTCGCCCAATCAATCGTCCCCCGGCAGTCACGATAACATTACCGTTGCTTTGTCGCGAATAGGTTCGCGCCACCAAAGTAGACCCATCTGAATTCGGCAACGACCTACTTCCGGTTGCGAATGCAGGGCGGTCCCAAATTCCGTATATACGCTGGCTTACTGCTGTATTCGGGAAATTGCCTGATTCGAATGCATTGCCCGTGCCGAAAGTGATTATGAGTCCATCATAAGGTGGATACGCAAATTCAGGGGCTGTAGTAATAGGAAGTGCCGTCGATCCTGACTTTGCCGTAATCAAGGGGAGGTTGGTTGAACCTGATTTGTAAGCAACATCCCAGCTGCTTTCGGAGGCGCTGGTCAAATCAAACTTCCACATGTTGCCTTTTAGATCGCCGGCATAAACGATATCAGCGGTTCCATTTCCGTCCAAATCAATCCAGGTTGGCGCTGACATACCATTTCCGGAGCCGCTGTCAGCAACAATCTTCTTGTATTTGCCTGTCCATGTTCCATTCGAATTTGGGCCATCGGTATAAATAATGAATAGTACCGATTTTCCGTTGCTTGACTTCTGGCCGTTACCAAGAAGGATGGCAAATTTGCCGTTGTTTAACTTAACAATCGGAGATGGTTGATTCGAGAATGGACTATTCAATATGTCATAAACAATATAACCAAGGTCACTATCATCATCGGAGGTGAACTGCCACTTAAAAATAGAATCAGGATTGGTATTGGATTCCCCAGAGGTTAGGATGCTGATATCACCTGTATCCAATGCATATATTGCTCGCCCACCTCTGCCTAAAGTGCCGAAGGTATAGGTTTTCCAAGTGCTAGTGCTCCCACTAGTTACTAAGATATCACCAGAGAAAGGGTTTCCATCGACGTAAGGCCAAACGGTACCGGTAGGTTGTGTTTCTACGCTGTCGAGTGTGAAGTTGGCGCCGTTCAGCCGAGTCCGCCCCGTTGTACCACGCTGAAGCGGAATCTCTGCCAGACGGTTAGCCAGTACACCTGGAACATAAGCAAACACCTCTGCTCCTGTAGTTGGATTGAAAGCATGCAGCATTCCGTCATTTGCAGCAACCCAGAGTAACTTTGCCCGTGTCTTGTTATCACTTACAAAAGTCGAATAGTCTGGAAACAAGTTGCCTGAATAACTAGCAAAAGGTCGTTCCTGGATCGCGGGAGTAGCGTTCACAATAGGTCCAAGGATGTTGTCGCCACGCGAACGTAAACCAGTAGAGGCAGCTTCTTTGGTTTGGTCACCACGCATGTAATCAACCACAATTGAAGCATTTGTCTCGCTCAGCCTATTTGTGCTGGCGCTGGTCATTTGGGTCTTGTAATCATCTGGTAGTGAGGCCCAACGGAACGCAAAACCACCGGTACTTGCGCTGGTTGATGTAGATGAGGTGTTTTTGTTCCCATAGTTCGTAATAATGATTCGGGATTCGCCCTTATCTCCGTTAGTCGAGTTGCTGGTCCTGGTTGCCAGTAGTTGACCCGCACGCCATGTGTAATCGTTATTAAAGTAACCCAAACTGTCTACCTGATAAGCCTCAATATTGCCTTCGACCGCAGTGGAGTCGAATTTCGCTATGTATTTAAAGCCATCAGATTGGAGTTGTGCCGAAGAAACCGCAGGTGCCGCGTTGGAGTTTTTTGCGAGATCATCAAGCGCTTTTCTAAGCTGTGCCTCTAGTAAATCAGGGCGACGTGCCAGGTAATATCCATCGGGAATCCCATCCGCTCCGGGTGTGCCATCCGACTTGAGCTTGTCCCACGATGCGGTGTCGGTAGGCAAATAAACATTGGAGTATGTGCCATCAGTCCCCTTTACGCTGGACGTAAAGTTTCCGTACTTGGCTGCATACCAAAGCGGATCCTTCAAGATCGCGTCGCCAGCGCCCACCATGTGGAAGGTCGTAATTACCTTGAAATCTACGTCCTGCACGTTGCAATAGCCGGCGGAGCCAGTTGCTGCGGAGGTTCTCGCGGCGTTAGTCCACGGATTCACATAGCAAGCACCTTTGGCATTGATGGGACTGGTTCCAGCAAATGTCGATCCATCTGGATTTTTTGCTTCAAAAGTGAAGTATCCCAAAGTAGAGCTATTTAGAGTAGAGCTTGAATTTGCTGCTCTATAGGTATCGTCAGCACAGAGATTGCCGGTGATGCCAGAGAACTTGTCAGTTTTATAGTGCTGGTGTGTTAAGTATCTGCCATCCCCAGTTGTTTGCCCAGGAATGCGTCCGCCAATAATGCTGAAACCATGTGTACCACCTGCACCTGAGCATGTTGAAGGCACATCTGTGGTGATTTTGATGCTGTATCCAGACGGTGATGCAGAGTCCGCCACAATGTCATACCGGAGAAAACCGGTAAGGTCCATGTCATAGTCGCCACCGAGTAGGGCATCATTCCACGTAACAATAAATGCACCATGGGTTGAACTGGAGCTGATCGAAGCAAAAGTTAAAGGTGCACCTATGTTTGACCCCCAAACGCTTTCGGGTGTTATATAGACGTATTTCGTAGGGTTGGTCCCGGGGACAGGGACTTCTATTCGAGCAGCTCCACCAGACAACGATGCCGCCAAAGTTTTTACCTTCAATGCGTCTTGCACGTAGGCAATATCAGTCGGCAAGGTAGTGTAGTTTCTAACGCGGTTGGTGTTTGCATAGTATGCAGCCCCCGCTACCTTAAAGGAGCCTTGCATCGCAGGTGCCTCTGGGCATACGCCCATAACTCCGCTTAAGCTCCCCACAGTTTTTCCTGAGCACGATAAATCGTTGTTTGTGCCGTTGCGGCCTACAGAACGCACCGTCCCGGTTATCAGCTCCGCATCGCCAACAGCATCGGTAAAGTCATCAAGTATTTTTGAACTTGCACTGTTTCCAGATAAATAACGATTTGGCAAATTGGCAAAAGAGTTTTTTGCATTGTCATCTTCACCGTCATAGCTCAGCGCACTACTGGATAAAGCCAAGGCATACATCGGCCGACAAATTGCGTTGCCGTATTGCGAGAAACGGGTTGTATTGGAGTTACTCTGCGGGTCAGTCCAACTCTTTACTGGCAGACCAGTGTTGGTGTCATTGGTCGTGGTGGTTGGATTGTCCGGTGCCGGATTCGTACCGTCATACGAATAATATTTCAACGCCTGAATCAACATTTCACCAACAGGATTACCCCATGCCGGCAATGAGCCAATGGTGGAGCCACCATAACTCCTGCTTGTGCGGCCATACAAAATAATATTATCCATGGCCTTGATGGAACCACTTCCAGTGGTCCGCCCATCTGTCAATGTTGTGCTACAGCCAGAAGAAGTGCTGTGGCAGAACACCCCGGTGCTGGGGTTGATTTCATCACTGAAGTCACCCATGTTCTTGCGGAGTGCGCCTGCATAGGTGTTGCGGTCGTAGCTACCTGTGATAACACCAAACTCCGCTCTCGCGGCACTACCACTGGCATTAAATCCAAACTCCTGGAACAAGCCATAGGGCTTGAAGTTGGTGGTGGAATCAGGCGGGAAAGCTTGGCAACGCTCTTCCCCTATGAGCGATTTTGTTGAGTCGCGGGGGTCTGTTGTCGGGTCGCAGACTTTGACCCGCATGGTGAGTTCCGGCCCGATGTTAGAACCATATTTGGCAGCATCGTCGACGGAGTGTGGTGTTTGTATCTCATGCGCTATGCCCCCACCACCTTTGTCTGCATCTTTATAGTAGCGGGCAAGTTTCGCGGTGAATTTGGCGTCGGCATCATTAGCTACATCGCGGAATCTACAAACCTCGTGCTCAACTGTTCCCCATAGCCGGTAATTACCCACAGCCATCCGCATAATAGGTTTTCCAGTGGGGCTGTCAGTTGCACCGGTGTTACAGACGGTAAGGCC
This window encodes:
- a CDS encoding type IV pilin protein, coding for MKHKYNGFTLIELMITVAIVGILARLAYPSYVEYISRAKRVEAQSALIAATQWMERFYSENYRYDQNSAGTATTDAALFPSRFSTSPPAGQGSAAYNLSLTVVNGSRDYYLVTATRANGSVVASDKCGNFTIDNLGRKSIVDNTWDTSKFANKAAAIAGCWR
- a CDS encoding pilus assembly protein is translated as MFTRTFNHAIASVLLLVSSHSAFAGPVQISSPQAAVPPNITTSSNRPMVMLTTSKDHTLFGPIYTDFEDLDGDGVLDTDFKPSFKYYGYFDPTKCYSYSTSDERFNPATNADYVNTARTNPSTGATETLYRWTCPSNQNYWSGNFLNWSSMSRLDVVRKMLYGGRRSTDTSSLTVLERVYLNFDAHSYTKYYRGTDIRDYTPFSTTALTKAGSGPNAGVYAGLTVCNTGATDSPTGKPIMRMAVGNYRLWGTVEHEVCRFRDVANDADAKFTAKLARYYKDADKGGGGIAHEIQTPHSVDDAAKYGSNIGPELTMRVKVCDPTTDPRDSTKSLIGEERCQAFPPDSTTNFKPYGLFQEFGFNASGSAARAEFGVITGSYDRNTYAGALRKNMGDFSDEINPSTGVFCHSTSSGCSTTLTDGRTTGSGSIKAMDNIILYGRTSRSYGGSTIGSLPAWGNPVGEMLIQALKYYSYDGTNPAPDNPTTTTNDTNTGLPVKSWTDPQSNSNTTRFSQYGNAICRPMYALALSSSALSYDGEDDNAKNSFANLPNRYLSGNSASSKILDDFTDAVGDAELITGTVRSVGRNGTNNDLSCSGKTVGSLSGVMGVCPEAPAMQGSFKVAGAAYYANTNRVRNYTTLPTDIAYVQDALKVKTLAASLSGGAARIEVPVPGTNPTKYVYITPESVWGSNIGAPLTFASISSSSTHGAFIVTWNDALLGGDYDMDLTGFLRYDIVADSASPSGYSIKITTDVPSTCSGAGGTHGFSIIGGRIPGQTTGDGRYLTHQHYKTDKFSGITGNLCADDTYRAANSSSTLNSSTLGYFTFEAKNPDGSTFAGTSPINAKGACYVNPWTNAARTSAATGSAGYCNVQDVDFKVITTFHMVGAGDAILKDPLWYAAKYGNFTSSVKGTDGTYSNVYLPTDTASWDKLKSDGTPGADGIPDGYYLARRPDLLEAQLRKALDDLAKNSNAAPAVSSAQLQSDGFKYIAKFDSTAVEGNIEAYQVDSLGYFNNDYTWRAGQLLATRTSNSTNGDKGESRIIITNYGNKNTSSTSTSASTGGFAFRWASLPDDYKTQMTSASTNRLSETNASIVVDYMRGDQTKEAASTGLRSRGDNILGPIVNATPAIQERPFASYSGNLFPDYSTFVSDNKTRAKLLWVAANDGMLHAFNPTTGAEVFAYVPGVLANRLAEIPLQRGTTGRTRLNGANFTLDSVETQPTGTVWPYVDGNPFSGDILVTSGSTSTWKTYTFGTLGRGGRAIYALDTGDISILTSGESNTNPDSIFKWQFTSDDDSDLGYIVYDILNSPFSNQPSPIVKLNNGKFAILLGNGQKSSNGKSVLFIIYTDGPNSNGTWTGKYKKIVADSGSGNGMSAPTWIDLDGNGTADIVYAGDLKGNMWKFDLTSASESSWDVAYKSGSTNLPLITAKSGSTALPITTAPEFAYPPYDGLIITFGTGNAFESGNFPNTAVSQRIYGIWDRPAFATGSRSLPNSDGSTLVARTYSRQSNGNVIVTAGGRLIGRRRTAGISVFLEVLKWFCQIPIFRRVFLHSLQ